Proteins from one Mercurialis annua linkage group LG7, ddMerAnnu1.2, whole genome shotgun sequence genomic window:
- the LOC126655876 gene encoding 40S ribosomal protein S3a-1: MAVGKNKRISKGKKGGKKKAQDPFAKKDWYDIKAPSLFQVKNVGKTLVTRTQGTKIASEGLKHRVFEISLADLQGDEDHAYRKIRLRAEDVQGKNVLTNFWGMDFTTDKLRSLVRKWQTLIEAHVDVKTTDNYTLRMFCIGFTKRRPNQIKRTCYAQSSQIKQIRRKMREIMTSQASSCDLKDLVRKFLPETIGKEIEKATSSIYPLQNVYIRKVKILKAPKFDLGKLMEVHGDYSEDVGVKLERPADEPMAEAPAEVAAA, from the exons ATGGCCGTCGG TAAAAATAAGAGGATTTCGAAAGGAAAGAAGGGAGGCAAGAAGAAGGC ACAAGATCCTTTTGCAAAGAAGGATTGGTATGACATCAAAGCACCTTCATTATTTCAAGTTAAAAATGTTGGGAAAACTCTCGTTACTCGTACTCAGGGTACCAag ATTGCTTCTGAGGGCCTCAAACATCGTGTGTTCGAGATCTCCCTAGCTGACCTCCAGGGTGACGAGGATCATGCTTACAGAAAGATCAGGCTGAGAGCTGAAGATGTTCAAGGCAAGAATGTCTTGACCAATTTCTGG GGTATGGATTTTACCACAGACAAGTTGAGATCGTTGGTTAGGAAATGGCAAACTTTGATTGAAGCTCATGTAGATGTGAAAACAACCGATAACTACACATTGAGGATGTTCTGTATTGGGTTTACCAAGAGACGACCTAACCAGATTAAGAGAACATGTTACGCACAATCCAGCCAAATTAAGCAG ATCCGTAGAAAGATGAGGGAGATCATGACATCCCAGGCATCATCTTGTGATCTCAAGGATTTGGTCCGCAAATTTCTTCCAGAAACTATTGGAAAAGAGATTGAGAAAGCTACATCCAGTATCTACCCTCTACAGAATGTCTACATCCGTAAAGTCAAAATTTTGAAGGCTCCTAAGTTTGATCTCGGAAAGCTGATGGAG GTTCACGGTGATTATTCAGAGGATGTTGGTGTGAAGTTGGAAAGGCCAGCTGACGAACCAATGGCCGAGGCCCCTGCTGAAGTTGCTGCTGCTTGA